A genomic stretch from Arachis stenosperma cultivar V10309 chromosome 3, arast.V10309.gnm1.PFL2, whole genome shotgun sequence includes:
- the LOC130966819 gene encoding uncharacterized protein LOC130966819, protein MSAEITGLPNLFQTFMCASDDEGGNEKSATEKSAAPPEDKAASEQGTAADKTGTSAQGAAIEGDKAVHVSPFREVIGTGGSTSNPDADDEVEEVPSLKRKRKSSSSPEGVLTVMERNFDAGNFIDSQLIPGTEEYFHESSLAGQARWMYRTLLRGAVIARKAEFELSGMESLRRRLESAGKANNELKSEVETLREQLTQSEEKLDAAEKKATAAEKKATTAEKKLEESDTTVSRLVEREMALESQVGAAQKRVAEIEKEKQIAEAELATWKAKYKDVVKQGKGAILATEEALKAQVKIVAPEFDTSAIGVFKVIKDGKIVDVPKK, encoded by the coding sequence ATGTCTGCCGAGATAACGGGTCTCCCTAACTTGTTCCAAACCTTCATGTGTGCAAGTGATGACGAGGGAGGTAATGAGAAATCTGCCACTGAGAAGTCTGCTGCTCCCCCGGAGGACAAGGCTGCTTCCGAGCAAGGGACTGCGGCCGACAAGACCGGCACCTCGGCTCAAGGTGCCGCGATCGAAGGCGACAAGGCGGTTCACGTTTCCCCCTTCCGTGAGGTGATCGGCACTGGGGGTTCGACGTCTAATCCTGATGCCGATGACGAGGTGGAAGAGGTCCCTAGCCtcaagaggaagaggaagtCGTCGTCAAGTCCTGAGGGGGTCCTTACGGTCATGGAGAGGAATTTTGATGCCGGGAACTTTATAGATTCCCAGCTGATTCCCGGTACTGAAGAGTATTTTCATGAGTCATCTCTTGCCGggcaggcgaggtggatgtaccgtACCCTTTTACGCGGCGCAGTGATAGCTCGGAAAGCCGAGTTCGAACTGTCTGGGATGGAGTCCCTCCGCAGGAGGTTGGAGTCTGCTGGGAAGGCTAATAACGAGCTTAAAAGTGAAGTTGAGACTCTCCGGGAGCAGCTGACCCAATCTGAAGAGAAGCTTGACGCCGCCGAGAAGAAAGCTACTGCTGCCGAAAAGAAGGCCACTACCGCTGAGAAGAAATTGGAAGAGTCAGACACCACGGTTTCACGTCTTGTCGAGCGCGAAATGGCTTTGGAGAGTCAGGTCGGCGCGGCACAGAAACGGGTGGCCGAAATCGAGAAGGAGAAGCAGATCGCGGAGGCCGAATTGGCAACATGGAAAGCAAAGTATAAAGACGTCGTCAAGCAAGGGAAGGGTGCGATTTTGGCGACCGAGGAGGCCCTCAAAGCTCAGGTTAAAATTGTTGCTCCCGAGTTCGACACGTCGGCGATCGGCGTTTTCAAGGTCATTAAAGACGGCAAAATTGTTGACGTCCCCAAGAAATGA